The Flavobacterium sp. HJ-32-4 genome contains a region encoding:
- a CDS encoding GDSL-type esterase/lipase family protein, with amino-acid sequence MSKYIWIWVLAGCLRMTAQSVDTTEVALDSVNVDTTAVVLPDNIITNASAMVPFFRKLERLGDGIAVMKGQKVNIVHVGDSHIQADLFTDKVRKLLQQQFGNAGRGFVFPHSLARTNGSSDIRFTSNTSWQNHRAIGPPDGSPVGLSGIALYSGSDDFVIEFNSKTLGNEFNTIKIVTPGNENTFELATAKRTVTIESDVPKVITHRIRSGEVLGSIADKYGISITQLKKANGLRSNLIRAGRTLKIPTDEKQKKRVERSQFIPLGLAEGPGYHYYETDNSLEKVFLLPNGSEKRYVLSGVILENRSSGVLYHNIGVNGARYSDFNKYPLFFEQTKALSPDLFVLSFGTNESFDRMSSDAFKDQLVTFINRIRETNPNACLLVVTPPPSLFKRRYVNKFADAYAQVIRENAVALNYAVWDLYGQMGGTLAVNRNYKRGLMAADRVHYSKAGYELQGELLAKAMIRVYRDYLKNRN; translated from the coding sequence ATGAGTAAGTATATCTGGATATGGGTTCTGGCCGGATGCCTCCGTATGACCGCACAATCGGTTGATACGACGGAAGTCGCGCTCGATTCAGTCAACGTAGACACCACGGCGGTGGTATTGCCCGATAATATCATTACGAACGCCTCGGCCATGGTGCCGTTTTTCCGGAAATTGGAACGGCTGGGCGATGGAATTGCGGTCATGAAAGGCCAGAAAGTGAACATCGTCCATGTCGGCGATTCCCATATACAGGCAGACCTTTTTACGGATAAGGTCCGTAAACTCCTCCAGCAACAATTCGGCAACGCCGGCCGCGGTTTCGTTTTTCCGCACAGTCTCGCCCGAACCAACGGCTCTTCCGATATCCGGTTCACCTCAAACACCTCTTGGCAGAACCACCGGGCGATTGGTCCCCCCGACGGCAGTCCGGTCGGTCTTAGCGGAATTGCCTTATACAGCGGGTCGGATGATTTCGTCATTGAGTTCAATTCCAAGACCCTTGGCAATGAATTCAATACCATAAAGATCGTGACACCTGGTAACGAAAACACGTTTGAGTTGGCGACTGCCAAGCGGACGGTGACCATTGAGTCAGACGTGCCCAAAGTCATCACGCACCGCATCCGTAGCGGTGAGGTACTGGGTTCGATAGCCGACAAATACGGTATCAGCATCACCCAGTTGAAGAAAGCGAATGGCCTGCGTTCGAACCTGATCAGGGCCGGACGCACGCTGAAGATACCCACCGACGAAAAGCAGAAAAAACGCGTAGAGCGTTCGCAGTTTATCCCGTTGGGACTCGCCGAAGGCCCGGGGTATCACTATTATGAAACCGACAACAGCCTCGAAAAGGTATTCCTCCTTCCAAATGGCAGCGAGAAGCGTTACGTGTTAAGTGGCGTGATACTTGAAAACCGGAGCTCGGGTGTGCTGTATCATAACATCGGCGTAAATGGCGCCCGCTATTCGGATTTCAACAAATATCCGTTGTTTTTTGAGCAGACGAAGGCCCTTTCGCCGGACCTTTTCGTGCTGTCGTTCGGAACGAATGAGTCGTTTGACCGGATGTCATCGGATGCCTTTAAAGACCAGTTGGTCACCTTCATCAACCGGATCAGGGAGACGAATCCGAACGCCTGCCTGTTGGTCGTGACGCCGCCGCCGTCGTTGTTCAAGCGCCGCTATGTCAATAAATTTGCCGATGCCTACGCCCAGGTCATACGTGAAAATGCCGTCGCGCTCAATTACGCCGTGTGGGATTTATATGGACAGATGGGAGGTACGCTTGCCGTCAATCGCAACTATAAACGCGGCCTGATGGCGGCCGACCGGGTACACTATAGCAAGGCCGGCTATGAATTGCAGGGCGAATTGCTGGCAAAGGCGATGATTCGTGTGTACCGTGATTACCTGAAAAACCGCAACTGA
- a CDS encoding MBOAT family protein, with protein sequence MNDFLSLFRDLFGNLTVETVEGWFTYDPKHPILFNTGLFLGLFLVFYPLYIFSTRLRTFHFRNLYVFAFSLFFYYKSSGVYFVLLLFSGVVDYNLAKLLYEEALEGYRKFYLVLSVILNLCFLGYFKYAHFLGDTYNTLFDGHFSVGKIILPVGISFYTFQSMSYIIDIYRRELKPTNNILEYLFFVSFFPQLVAGPIVRASEFLPQIYKRLHLTKGELNTAFFLIIGGLIKKTVVSDYISINFVDRVFDSPRSYSAFENLMASYGYAIQIYCDFSGYSDMAIGIALLMGFHLSTNFRTPYQSASITEFWRRWHISLSTWLRDYLYISIGGNRRGTFGGFLFPVLFFGGLITWGVLYWEQDIWPLLISLAALVVFSISILLSHERTKALFTNANLMTTMLLGGLWHGASLRFIIWGALHGLALSVHKVWNEFAPLDKKGSFSIWRTIRTVIGVIVTFHFVAFCWIFFRANTFEQAFDIITHIATLDWNPTAWLTVVMGYRNVFIVMAAGYAWHFLPKPIGQLLRRSFDVMPVVLKAGVLALVFWLVTATASSGPQPFIYFQF encoded by the coding sequence ATGAACGATTTTTTGTCCCTTTTTCGTGATCTTTTCGGGAACCTGACGGTCGAAACCGTGGAAGGTTGGTTTACCTATGACCCGAAACATCCGATTTTGTTCAATACCGGATTGTTTCTCGGGCTGTTCCTTGTTTTTTACCCGCTTTACATCTTTTCAACACGGTTGCGGACCTTTCATTTCCGCAATCTTTATGTATTCGCTTTTTCCCTCTTTTTCTACTATAAATCAAGTGGGGTCTATTTCGTCCTATTGCTTTTCTCCGGAGTTGTCGATTACAATTTGGCGAAACTACTGTATGAGGAAGCGTTGGAAGGCTATCGGAAGTTCTATCTGGTGCTGAGTGTCATCCTGAATTTGTGTTTCCTTGGCTATTTCAAGTATGCCCATTTTCTGGGAGATACCTATAACACCCTCTTCGACGGCCATTTTTCGGTTGGGAAGATCATCCTGCCCGTGGGCATCTCGTTTTACACCTTCCAGTCGATGAGCTACATCATCGATATCTACCGACGCGAACTGAAGCCCACGAACAACATCCTGGAATACCTGTTTTTCGTGTCGTTTTTTCCGCAGTTGGTGGCAGGGCCGATCGTACGGGCGTCCGAGTTTTTACCACAGATATACAAGCGGCTGCACCTGACGAAAGGCGAACTGAATACGGCGTTTTTCCTGATTATTGGCGGACTCATCAAAAAGACGGTGGTATCCGATTACATCTCCATCAACTTCGTCGACCGTGTGTTCGACTCGCCCCGAAGTTATTCAGCGTTTGAAAACCTGATGGCTTCGTATGGTTATGCCATCCAGATCTATTGTGACTTTTCGGGTTATTCCGACATGGCCATTGGTATCGCGTTGTTGATGGGCTTTCACCTTTCGACGAACTTCCGCACGCCGTATCAGTCGGCCTCGATTACCGAATTCTGGCGGCGTTGGCATATCTCGTTGTCTACGTGGCTCCGCGACTACCTCTACATTTCCATAGGAGGTAACCGACGCGGCACGTTTGGTGGTTTTCTATTCCCCGTGCTGTTTTTCGGCGGACTCATTACGTGGGGCGTATTGTATTGGGAACAGGATATCTGGCCGCTGTTGATCTCACTTGCGGCGTTGGTGGTGTTTTCGATCAGCATCCTGTTGTCACACGAACGTACCAAAGCCCTTTTCACAAATGCGAACCTCATGACGACGATGCTCTTGGGCGGACTCTGGCACGGGGCGAGCCTTAGGTTCATCATTTGGGGCGCGTTGCACGGACTGGCGCTGTCGGTGCATAAGGTGTGGAACGAGTTTGCACCTCTCGATAAAAAGGGCTCCTTTTCCATTTGGAGAACCATCCGGACGGTAATCGGCGTGATCGTAACGTTTCATTTCGTCGCTTTCTGCTGGATTTTTTTCCGCGCCAACACATTTGAACAGGCATTCGACATCATTACACACATAGCAACCCTCGATTGGAATCCGACGGCCTGGCTCACCGTAGTGATGGGCTACCGTAATGTGTTCATTGTGATGGCAGCCGGCTATGCGTGGCATTTCCTGCCAAAGCCGATAGGGCAGTTACTACGCCGTTCCTTCGACGTGATGCCGGTCGTGCTGAAAGCCGGCGTGCTGGCTCTCGTGTTCTGGCTGGTAACCGCAACGGCCAGCAGCGGCCCACAACCGTTTATCTACTTCCAGTTCTAA
- a CDS encoding TonB-dependent siderophore receptor, whose product MKGKLTLFLFFSFLPLLRAQVQLPLRDVLLSIEKQQHIHFSFLEEDIASVSIVPPPPTLSGPQLLQYLEVQTSLRFETVVEGYVSISVKVDDNPSLAPVRLGEVAVRNILTTGISRKQEGVFVIKPDKMGMLPGLTETDILQAMQQIPGIYSANDLVSDLNIRGGTHDQNLFLWNGIRMFQTGHFFGQISAFNPNLNNRIEITRNGSSPFYGDAVSGTVSIQSMPERNREYETSVSSNLISAEANTQVKLSERASVRVSARRAITDLVRSPAYKSYFDRVFQNTVVTRPAENETVTYTADEDFYFYDASLQYDQRVGERSRLGVSLIAMDNSLQLMENTANGTAATAKNSDLSQQTMGAIGSWQTRWSDEEASKAEVYYSYFDVDSKNEKVDNTQVFTQNNRVQDFGIRLEHRVRLSDNLSLAGGYQHFRTAVCNADAVNQPEYSRTVNTYLQEHAAIGEAAWEWGRLRTKGGLRLNYIEQLAAFRIEPRLAFQYVLSNRWSMSLLAERKSQTISQMVERQQDFLGIEKRRWVLSNGGSIPIQKSTQAELGFAYNDNQWLVTFDNFYKKVSGITTESQSFQNQLELIRITGSYAVWGSELLVQRDFPGFRTWMSYSFNHNLYDFPLHFPPEFDNNFEIEHLVNFAGIATLGRFKASIGGKWSSGRPYTEPLSETLEPGQNQIAYGTPNGARLPSVLQLNFSASYQWMWEKGRLSAQFALLNLFNSHNPLKRYYRINRNDNTIEKVDLFAIARTPNFSLRYEFK is encoded by the coding sequence ATGAAAGGAAAGCTCACGCTGTTTCTTTTCTTCTCTTTCCTGCCTTTGCTGCGGGCACAGGTTCAACTGCCTTTGCGCGACGTACTCTTATCGATCGAAAAACAGCAGCATATCCATTTCAGTTTCCTGGAAGAGGATATTGCTTCGGTTTCGATCGTTCCTCCTCCCCCTACACTTAGCGGACCACAACTCCTTCAGTATTTAGAGGTCCAGACCTCGCTCCGCTTTGAAACGGTAGTGGAAGGCTATGTCAGTATCTCTGTCAAGGTCGACGACAATCCCTCCCTCGCGCCGGTGCGATTAGGGGAAGTAGCGGTGCGCAACATCCTAACCACGGGTATCTCGCGTAAGCAGGAAGGCGTTTTTGTAATCAAACCGGACAAGATGGGAATGCTGCCCGGACTCACGGAGACCGACATCCTTCAGGCGATGCAGCAGATTCCGGGCATATATAGTGCCAACGACCTGGTTTCGGATCTCAACATCCGGGGAGGTACGCACGACCAGAACCTGTTTCTTTGGAATGGGATCCGGATGTTCCAGACGGGACACTTTTTCGGACAGATTTCCGCCTTCAATCCCAACCTGAACAACCGCATTGAGATTACCCGCAACGGAAGTTCGCCCTTCTATGGCGATGCCGTTTCCGGGACGGTTTCCATACAATCAATGCCGGAACGCAACCGCGAATACGAAACCAGCGTAAGTTCAAACCTGATTTCCGCGGAAGCGAACACCCAGGTAAAACTTTCTGAACGCGCATCGGTTAGGGTATCGGCACGCCGCGCGATTACCGATCTGGTGCGTTCACCCGCCTATAAAAGTTACTTTGACCGAGTCTTCCAGAACACCGTCGTTACCCGGCCGGCGGAAAATGAAACCGTTACTTATACCGCCGACGAGGACTTTTACTTCTACGACGCCTCGCTGCAATACGACCAACGCGTGGGTGAACGCAGCCGATTGGGCGTTTCCCTGATCGCGATGGACAATTCCCTGCAACTCATGGAAAATACGGCGAATGGTACCGCAGCCACCGCCAAAAACAGCGACTTAAGCCAACAAACGATGGGCGCTATCGGTTCGTGGCAGACACGCTGGAGCGACGAAGAGGCTTCAAAAGCGGAAGTATACTACTCCTATTTTGACGTCGATTCAAAGAATGAAAAGGTAGATAATACGCAGGTGTTCACCCAAAACAACCGCGTGCAGGATTTTGGCATCCGGCTCGAGCACCGGGTACGCCTCAGCGATAACCTCTCCCTGGCGGGCGGCTACCAGCACTTCCGCACGGCTGTATGCAATGCTGACGCGGTGAACCAACCCGAATACAGTCGCACGGTGAATACCTACCTTCAGGAACATGCTGCCATCGGTGAGGCTGCCTGGGAGTGGGGTCGTTTGCGTACCAAAGGAGGACTACGACTGAACTATATCGAACAATTGGCGGCGTTTCGCATAGAACCCCGACTGGCTTTCCAGTATGTGCTGTCGAATCGGTGGTCGATGTCGTTACTGGCAGAAAGGAAAAGCCAGACGATTTCCCAGATGGTCGAACGGCAACAAGACTTCCTCGGAATCGAAAAACGGCGCTGGGTCTTGTCGAACGGCGGATCGATTCCCATCCAAAAAAGCACACAGGCCGAACTCGGCTTCGCCTATAACGACAACCAATGGTTGGTCACCTTTGACAACTTTTACAAAAAGGTATCAGGTATCACCACGGAGTCCCAATCCTTTCAAAACCAACTCGAATTGATCCGGATTACCGGCTCCTACGCCGTTTGGGGTTCGGAACTGTTAGTACAACGTGATTTCCCCGGCTTCCGCACCTGGATGAGTTATAGTTTCAACCACAACCTATACGATTTTCCCCTCCATTTCCCGCCGGAGTTCGACAACAATTTTGAAATCGAACACTTGGTGAACTTTGCCGGTATTGCTACGCTGGGCAGGTTCAAGGCTTCTATAGGAGGCAAATGGAGCAGCGGGCGACCGTATACGGAACCACTTTCAGAGACACTGGAGCCGGGTCAAAACCAGATTGCATACGGCACACCGAACGGCGCGCGGCTGCCATCGGTTTTACAACTGAACTTCTCGGCTTCTTATCAATGGATGTGGGAGAAAGGACGTCTCAGCGCGCAGTTCGCCCTCCTGAATCTCTTCAACAGCCACAATCCGCTCAAACGCTATTACCGCATCAACCGCAACGACAACACCATTGAAAAAGTCGACCTTTTTGCGATTGCACGCACGCCGAATTTCAGCCTTCGGTACGAATTCAAATAA
- a CDS encoding sigma-70 family RNA polymerase sigma factor, with protein sequence MKTGRPKMQDDNQGICEEQVFSSVFRAHARTLRSYLYFRYGNEETAGDMVQEAFVKLWENCASVPFSKAKAYLYTVANNASLNVIAHEKVVLRFAKTKPGREAHDESPEYKMEEAEFDAKLQSALNNLSEAQRTAFLLNRIEGKKYYEIADMLGISVKAVEKRISGALASLRKEIDQIR encoded by the coding sequence ATGAAAACAGGACGACCAAAGATGCAGGACGACAACCAGGGTATTTGCGAAGAACAGGTGTTTTCATCCGTTTTTCGCGCGCATGCCCGGACGCTTCGCAGTTATCTTTACTTCCGCTACGGAAATGAAGAAACGGCGGGCGACATGGTGCAGGAGGCCTTCGTCAAGTTGTGGGAAAACTGTGCATCGGTGCCCTTTTCGAAAGCAAAGGCGTATCTGTACACAGTGGCCAACAACGCCTCGCTCAACGTAATTGCACACGAAAAAGTGGTGCTGCGTTTTGCGAAGACCAAACCGGGTCGGGAGGCGCATGATGAGAGTCCGGAATACAAAATGGAAGAAGCGGAATTCGACGCGAAACTCCAATCGGCCCTCAACAACCTCAGCGAAGCACAGCGCACGGCCTTCCTGCTGAACCGGATTGAAGGAAAGAAATATTACGAAATCGCCGACATGCTGGGCATCAGCGTGAAGGCCGTCGAAAAGAGAATAAGCGGGGCATTGGCCTCGTTGCGAAAGGAAATCGACCAAATACGGTAG
- a CDS encoding LamG domain-containing protein encodes MRSFLLYTVVVLSMLGISCQTESLDSETVNPQNLTHNAPLTKMLQRLTTADEVSDNAVDSSACFRIQRPYQVAVHDQEGNQMNETVYTVQDDESQTQVNTVIEGLQRHEGDWMQPVLPVTIIHEDGTQQVLATEAQWNAAVADCAGSSANTDPINCININYPITIFAYDANYQLANTYTLNDDADLFALLMSMQPGQYFAVDYPISLTFSDGNVVTVADNAALLAALDQAVGLCNPPPGPCDVPNILTDNLIIYVPFANEARDLVSGDNLAFNANYPPQFVTDRSGNTQSAVSFSGAALDYLALDETVVNHLKQGDSLTVSVWFRMQNTDTSNLEKFFEKAENDNNVAFFLGVYDMNRPLFFSSAGGVQSLWDLTWNNETLWNDTTNWHHLALTIEGDTDTVRIYRDGTLVATDANSNFNITSEFFRYFIGKGFHGHLDDLRVYRSALSASQVSQLAQQQGDNHTCLN; translated from the coding sequence ATGCGTAGCTTTCTTTTGTATACTGTGGTGGTACTGTCGATGCTGGGTATTTCCTGCCAGACCGAGTCACTTGATTCTGAAACTGTCAATCCGCAGAACCTGACCCACAATGCCCCGCTTACCAAAATGCTTCAACGACTCACGACGGCCGATGAGGTTTCGGATAATGCCGTTGACAGTTCGGCTTGTTTTCGGATACAGCGTCCGTACCAGGTAGCGGTTCACGACCAGGAAGGAAATCAGATGAACGAAACCGTCTACACCGTCCAGGACGACGAAAGCCAAACCCAGGTGAATACCGTGATCGAAGGCCTCCAACGTCACGAAGGTGATTGGATGCAGCCTGTGTTACCCGTGACCATCATTCATGAAGACGGAACGCAGCAAGTGCTCGCGACCGAAGCGCAATGGAACGCGGCGGTGGCCGATTGTGCCGGCAGTAGCGCCAACACCGACCCGATCAACTGCATCAACATCAATTATCCTATTACGATTTTCGCCTACGACGCCAATTACCAGTTAGCCAATACCTATACCCTTAATGATGACGCTGATTTGTTCGCGTTGTTGATGTCAATGCAGCCCGGACAATACTTCGCAGTGGATTATCCCATCTCCCTGACATTTTCAGACGGGAATGTGGTAACCGTTGCGGACAATGCCGCGCTTCTGGCCGCCCTTGACCAGGCCGTCGGGTTGTGCAATCCGCCACCGGGTCCGTGCGATGTCCCGAACATATTGACCGATAACCTGATCATTTACGTACCGTTTGCCAATGAAGCGCGCGACCTGGTTTCGGGTGATAACCTCGCGTTCAATGCGAACTACCCGCCGCAATTCGTAACTGACCGAAGCGGAAATACACAGTCGGCGGTATCGTTCAGCGGCGCCGCACTTGACTACCTGGCGCTGGATGAAACGGTGGTCAACCACCTGAAACAGGGCGATTCGCTTACCGTAAGCGTGTGGTTCCGGATGCAGAATACCGACACCAGTAACCTCGAGAAATTTTTCGAGAAAGCAGAAAATGATAATAATGTGGCCTTTTTTCTGGGTGTCTATGATATGAACCGACCGCTGTTCTTCAGCAGCGCAGGAGGTGTTCAATCGTTGTGGGACCTTACCTGGAACAACGAAACACTTTGGAATGACACTACGAACTGGCATCATTTGGCGCTCACCATAGAAGGCGATACAGATACGGTACGCATTTACCGCGACGGCACGTTGGTGGCGACCGATGCGAACTCCAATTTTAATATCACATCCGAGTTTTTCCGCTATTTCATCGGAAAAGGCTTCCATGGCCACCTCGACGACCTTCGGGTCTACCGCTCGGCCCTTTCGGCTTCACAGGTAAGCCAGCTTGCCCAACAACAGGGCGACAACCATACCTGCCTGAATTAG
- a CDS encoding IS110 family transposase, whose amino-acid sequence MSIVKQSVGIDISKSTFTACHCQQDSKGALVFSKSVDFSNDKTGFNQFTRWVRSVSTPESELVFLMEATGVYYEALAYHLYKIKKTVHVVLPNTSSHYFSSLNVKTKTDHLDAKVLSQFGVERKHRTWVPPSPVLRGLRNLTRYYVQLQEQRTALGNIKHSKENSFEVQQFIFRSNQKLIKEIDKQIQVVKKAIEKQIASDAGLQDKVNKINTIKGVGLITIATIIAETDGFYQIRNARQLASFAGYDVVQRESGTSIKGKTRISKKGNRYIRNALYFPAMVACRFNPDMKQTYLRINQNKPSKMIGQVAIQRKLLLLMYTLWKNDTVFIEGYKKDSPAPKEQDYAG is encoded by the coding sequence ATGTCTATCGTAAAACAATCGGTCGGAATCGACATCTCAAAATCAACCTTCACCGCGTGTCATTGCCAACAGGATAGCAAGGGTGCTCTGGTGTTCAGCAAATCAGTTGATTTTTCTAATGACAAAACGGGCTTCAATCAGTTTACTCGCTGGGTAAGAAGCGTAAGTACTCCCGAATCTGAGCTAGTCTTTCTTATGGAGGCGACAGGTGTCTATTATGAGGCGCTTGCCTATCATCTCTACAAGATCAAAAAGACGGTTCATGTGGTGTTGCCCAATACATCGAGCCATTACTTCTCAAGTTTGAACGTAAAGACCAAAACCGATCATCTGGATGCTAAAGTCTTGAGCCAGTTTGGGGTGGAACGCAAACATAGGACATGGGTTCCTCCCAGCCCAGTGCTCCGTGGACTCCGTAACCTTACTCGCTATTATGTCCAGTTGCAGGAACAGCGAACGGCCTTAGGCAACATAAAACACAGTAAGGAAAATTCTTTTGAGGTTCAGCAGTTTATCTTCAGAAGCAACCAAAAGCTCATAAAGGAGATTGACAAACAGATCCAAGTAGTCAAAAAAGCAATCGAGAAACAGATAGCCTCAGACGCAGGTCTTCAGGACAAGGTAAACAAAATAAACACCATAAAAGGCGTAGGGTTGATTACAATAGCCACGATCATCGCTGAAACCGATGGTTTCTACCAGATACGAAACGCAAGGCAACTTGCAAGCTTTGCCGGTTACGATGTTGTACAACGGGAGTCGGGTACATCCATAAAAGGTAAAACACGCATATCCAAAAAAGGAAACCGATACATAAGGAATGCCCTCTACTTCCCTGCAATGGTGGCCTGTCGTTTCAATCCCGATATGAAGCAAACCTATCTTAGAATCAACCAAAACAAACCCTCGAAGATGATAGGTCAGGTGGCCATACAGCGAAAACTCCTCCTGCTGATGTATACTTTATGGAAGAACGATACCGTATTCATTGAAGGATATAAAAAAGATAGTCCCGCACCAAAGGAGCAGGACTATGCAGGATAG
- a CDS encoding FecR family protein, whose protein sequence is MEKEHDLAKWLAGEMTGDELREFEKSEGFATYQRIAAHSERLQLPDFDTSDMLQRITSREKKTAPVVRPLWRRAGWQIAAILVIGLGIWLGLPNEKPTVYVADAGMQKSFRLPDGSEVTLNAGSEASYLKGDWDDNREVSLTGEAFFHVAKGRKFEVHTDQGTVTVLGTQFDVRSRGQRFEVECFEGRVDVKTPTSHTIITKGQIVAFEKGQPLEVAPQSSAQPSWMHGELAFRAENLDQVVAELQRHFNIRIDLRSNAATERFTGVVPGDDPLVALHLIARTYKLQIRQASAKAFILDAME, encoded by the coding sequence ATGGAAAAAGAACATGACCTTGCGAAATGGCTGGCCGGTGAAATGACCGGAGACGAGCTTCGTGAGTTTGAAAAATCGGAAGGTTTTGCGACCTACCAGCGGATTGCAGCCCATTCAGAACGCCTGCAATTGCCCGACTTTGACACGTCGGACATGCTGCAGCGCATCACGTCCCGTGAGAAAAAGACTGCGCCCGTCGTGCGACCTCTATGGCGCCGTGCCGGATGGCAGATTGCTGCGATCCTCGTGATTGGTTTGGGCATCTGGCTGGGACTACCGAACGAAAAACCAACTGTTTACGTGGCCGACGCCGGTATGCAGAAAAGTTTTCGACTCCCCGATGGATCGGAAGTCACCTTGAACGCCGGTTCGGAAGCGTCCTACCTCAAAGGTGACTGGGACGACAACCGCGAGGTCTCGTTGACCGGGGAAGCCTTCTTCCACGTGGCCAAAGGACGTAAGTTTGAAGTCCACACCGATCAGGGAACGGTGACCGTACTCGGTACACAGTTCGATGTTAGGTCGCGCGGACAACGCTTTGAAGTGGAATGTTTCGAAGGAAGGGTGGATGTAAAGACGCCTACTTCCCATACCATTATCACCAAGGGACAAATTGTGGCCTTTGAAAAAGGACAACCCCTGGAAGTCGCGCCACAATCATCGGCACAGCCCTCCTGGATGCACGGCGAGTTGGCCTTCCGCGCCGAAAACCTCGACCAGGTCGTGGCAGAATTGCAACGACACTTTAACATCCGGATTGACCTGCGTTCGAACGCTGCGACCGAGCGTTTCACAGGCGTGGTTCCGGGTGACGATCCATTAGTTGCCTTACATTTGATTGCCCGTACCTATAAGTTGCAAATCCGTCAGGCTTCCGCGAAAGCGTTCATACTCGATGCCATGGAATGA